The sequence below is a genomic window from Lelliottia sp. JS-SCA-14.
ATACTGGCAAAGCCACTACCACGGTGACGGCCACGCCCGTCGACTGGCGCGCGGCTACAGCTATTCGGACCGCGTTCGCTACTACTGGCCGGACAGCCAAATCGACGACGCCTTCGAGCGGCTGGTGCGCAACCTGGCCGATGAGCCGATTCCGCTCCCACTCGTCAGCCAGTACTTACCGCTGCAGTATCGAAAAGTTCGCGAGGAGGCTCTCAAGGCTGCGCCGCGGGAACTCATCATCGACCACATTCAGGACATACTGCGCCAGTATCACGCAGCCTGTCAGGGCGCGTCGTCCCATAACGCATAACAACGAAGAGGATAATGCTATGCCAAACATTGTCTTATGCCGCATCGATGAACGTCTGATCCACGGCCAGGTCGGCGTTCAGTGGGTCGGATTCGCTGGCGCGAATCTGGTGCTGGTTGCCAACGATGAGGTCGCTGAGGATTCGGTCCAGCAAAACCTGATGGAAATGGTGCTGGCAGAGGGAATTGCCGTTCGCTTCTGGTCCCTGCAAAAGGTGATCGACAACATTCACCGTGCCGCCGACCGGCAGAAAATCCTGCTGGTCTGCAAGTCGCCCGCCGATTTCCTGACCCTCGTCGAGGGCGGCGTGCCGGTGACACGTATCAATGTCGGAAATATGCACTACGCCAATGGCAAACAACAAATTGCCAAAACGGTCTCTGTCGATGCCGGTGATATCGCGGCATTTAGCGGTTTGAAAGCCGCCGGGGTGGAATGCTTTGTTCAGGGCGTTCCGACAGAACCCGCTTTGGATCTCTTTAAACTACTCTGAGGGATTCACAATGGAAATCAGTCTGTTGCAGGCATTTGCGTTGGGCATTCTCGCCTTTATCGCGGGCCTGGATATGTTCAACGGGTTAACGCACATGCACCGCCCGGTGGTGCTTGGGCCACTGGTGGGCCTGATTCTTGGCGATCTGCATACGGGGATTTTGACCGGCGGGACGCTGGAGCTGGTATGGATGGGGCTGGCACCGCTAGCCGGTGCGCAGCCGCCAAACGTCATTATCGGCACCATCGTCGGGACGACATTCGCCATTACCACGGGCGTGAAACCCGAGGTGGCCGTCGGCGTAGCGGTTCCGTTCGCCGTGGCGGTGCAGATGGGGATCACCTTCCTGTTCTCGGTGATGTCCGGCGTGATGGCGCGCTGCGACAAAATGGCGGCGAACGCCGATACCAACGGAATCGAGCGGGTGAACTATCTGGCGCTGTTGGCACTGGGGATCTTCTATTTTCTCTGCGCTTTCCTGCCGATTTACTTTGGCGCCGAACATGCCAAAACCGCCATCGACGTGCTGCCTGCCCGTTTGATTGACGGTCTGGGCGTAGCGGGCGGCATCATGCCAGCGATCGGCTTTGCCGTGCTGCTGAAAATCATGATGAAAAATGTCTACATCCCCTATTTCATTCTCGGGTTTGTCGCTGCCGCCTGGCTGAAACTGCCGGTGCTGGCAATTGCCGCCGCGGCGCTGGCGATGGCCCTGATCGATTTTGTGCGCAAAGCTCCAGAACCCGCGGCTCCCGCAGCTCAGAAAGAGGAATTCGAAGATGGCATCTAATCACACCACCCTGCCGGCCGTCTCCGATACCGACGAGACGCTTCTGTCCGGCGTGAACGAAAATATCTATGAAGATCAGACGATCGGCGCGGAGCTGACGAAAAAGGACATCAACCGCGTGGCCTGGCGTTCGATGCTCCTGCAGGCGTCGTTCAACTACGAACGTATGCAGGCCTCGGGCTGGCTGTACGGCCTGCTGCCAGCGCTGAAAAAAATCCACACCAACAAACGCGATCTGGCCCGCGCCATGAAAGGTCACATGGGCTTCTTCAACACTCACCCGTTCCTGGTGACCTTTGTGATCGGCATTATTCTGGCGATGGAGCGTTCCAAGCAGGACGTGAACAGCATTCAGAGCACCAAGATTGCGGTGGGTGCGCCCCTCGGCGGGATTGGCGATGCCATGTTCTGGCTGACGCTGTTGCCGATCTGCGGCGGTATCGGTGCCAGTCTGGCGCTGCAAGGCTCAATTCTTGGCGCAGTCGTGTTTATTGTGATGTTCAACGTGGTACATCTGGGGCTGCGTTTTGGCCTCGCGCACTATGCTTATCGGATGGGCGTCGCCGCCATTCCGCTGATTAAGGCCAACACCAAAAAAGTGGGCCACGCGGCCTCTATCGTCGGGATGACGGTGATCGGCGCGCTGGTCGCCACCTATGTGCGGCTGAATACCACGCTTGAGATCACCGCGGGCGATGCGGTGGTGAAACTGCAAACCGATGTGATCGACAAGCTGATGCCCGCGTTTCTGCCGCTGGTCTACACCCTGACCATGTTCTGGCTGGTACGCCGTGGCTGGAGCCCGTTACGCCTGATCGGCATTACGGTGGTGCTTGGCGTGGTTGGTAAATTCTGTCACTTCCTGTGAATACAAAGAGGTCTTAGATGTTAAGCATTATTTTGACGGGCCACGGTGGGTTTGCCAGCGGGCTGGAAAAAGCGATGAAGCAGATCCTCGGTGAACAGGAGCAATTTGTGGCCATCGACTTTCCCGAAACCTCCACTACCGCGCTACTGACGTCGCAGCTGGAGCAGGCGATTGTCGAACTGGGTGACGCGGAAGATATCGTCTTTCTGACCGATCTGCTGGGCGGCACACCGTTTCGCGTGGCCTCGACCATGGCGATGGAAAAGCCGGGCTGGGAAGTGATCACCGGCACCAACCTCCAGCTGCTGCTGGAGATGGTGATGGAGCGCGACGGGCTGAGCAGCGAAGCATTTCGTTTGCAGGCGCTGGAGTGCGGGCATCGCGGGCTGACGAGTCTGGTGGATGAGCTGGGGCGCTGCCGGGAAGAAAAGCCCGTTGAGGAAGGCATTTAACCACTGATTTCATTCCGGGCAGGCTCTCCCCCTTAGCCCTTTCATTGTGCATCACCTTGGCCTTCGGGAAATCCCGCAGGCCTTTCTTTTCCTTTCTTAATCCAGACACCTTTACCAGCCTGATTTTAAAAAAAGATTATTTATCAAGTGAATAGATAAACCGCTGTGTTTCATCGATCACAATTTTCGTTTTATTTCTTTTTGCATGTTGATCTTTCGTTTTCCTTTCGATAGATTTTAATCAATCGAACAAGTGAAACGAAACGAAAGACAAAGGTCACTTAGCCGAAGTCTGACGTGGGATTCACCTTACTAAGGACTGCGTTATGCCAGAAACCCAAACTGCCACCGGCACCTGGACGGAAAAAGAGATCCGTCAGCAACCCGACTGCTGGAGCCGTTCCCTCAAAAATATCGACAATATTCGACAGACGCTCGATCGCTTTCTCTCGCCGCTGCTGCAAAAAGACGATCTGCGGATCGTTCTGACGGGCGCCGGAACCTCGGCATTTATCGGCGACATTATCGCCCCGTGGCTTGCGCGCCACACCGGGAAAAACTTTGCGGCGATTCCGACCACCGATCTGGTGACGAATCCCATGGACTATCTGAACCCGGCGCATCCCCTGCTGCTGGTCTCTTTCGCCCGATCCGGCAACAGCCCGGAAAGCGTGGCCGCCGTTGAGCTGGCAAACCAGTTCGTTCCTGAGTGTTATCACCTGTCGATCACCTGCAACGAGGCCGGTAGCCTCTACAAAAACGCCGTCGACAGTGACAACGCCTTTGCCCTGCTGATGCCTGCCGAAACCCACGATCGCGGGTTCGCGATGACCAGCAGCATCACCACCATGATGGCGAGCTGTCTGGCGGTGTTCGCGCCGGACAGGATCAACAGCAACACCTTCCAGGATGTGGCGGATCGCTGCCAGTCGATCCTCGCCTCGCTCGGCGATTTCAGCCGCGGCGTGTTCGGTGATAAACCCTGGAAGCGGATCGTCTATCTCGGCAGCGGGGGTTTGCAGGCGGCGGCCCGAGAATCGGCGCTCAAAGTGCTGGAGCTGACCGCCGGGAAAGTGGTTGCGTTTTATGACTCACCAACCGGGTTCCGTCACGGCCCTAAGTCTCTGGTGGATAGCGAAACGCTGGTGGTGGTATTTGTCTCCAGCCATCCCTATACGCGTCAGTACGATCTCGACCTGCTGGCGGAGCTGCGCCGCGACGGGCAGGCGATGGAAGTGATCGCGATTACCGCTGAGCGCGATCCGGTGACTGATGCGGGCCCTCATATTCTGCTGCCTGCTTCGCGTGAATTCGTCGACGTGGAACTGGCCTTCTGCTTCCTGATCTACGCTCAGGTCTTTGCCCTGACCCAGTCGTTAAGCGTCGGAAATACCCCGGACACCCCTTCCGCCAGCGGCACCGTGAACCGCGTGGTGCAGGGCGTCATCATTCACCCATGGCAGACATCAGGGAGCGCATCATGAGCATTATCTCCACCAAATATCTTCTGCAGGATGCGCAGGCAAAAGGGTACGCCGTGCCTGCGTTTAACATCCATAACGCCGAGACGATCCAGGCGATCCTTGAAGTGTGCAGCGAAATGCGATCGCCGGTGATCCTCGCCGGAACGCCGGGCACCTTTAAGCATATCGCGCTGGAAGAGATCTACGCCCTGTGCAGCGCCTACTCCCTCACCTACGACATGCCGCTGGCGCTGCACCTCGATCACCATGAATCGCTGGACGACATTCGTCGCAAGGTCAACGCGGGCGTACGCAGCGCGATGATCGACGGCAGCCATTTCCCGTTTGAGCAGAACGTGAAGCTGGTGAAATCGGTGGTGGATTTCTGCCATCTCCATGATTGCAGCGTCGAGGCGGAGCTGGGTCGGCTGGGCGGCGTGGAGGACGACATGAGCGTGGACGCCGAGAGCGCCTTCCTGACCGATCCGCAGGAGGCGAAACGCTTTGTCGAACTGACGGGCGTCGACAGTCTGGCGGTAGCCATCGGCACGGCGCATGGGCTGTACACCAAAACGCCGAAAATTGATTTCAAGCGTCTGGGAGAGATCCGCGATGTGGTGGATATCCCGCTGGTGCTGCACGGCGCGAGTGATGTGCCCGATGAGTACGTGCGTCGCACCATCGAACTGGGCGTGTGCAAAGTGAACGTCGCGACCGAGCTGAAAATCGCGTTTTCCGATGCGGTTAAAGCGTGGTTCCGCGAAAACCCGCAGGGTAACGACCCGCGTTACTACATGCGAGTGGGTATGGACGCCATGAAAGAGGTGGTTAAAAACAAAATTAACGTCTGCGGATCGGCCAACAAACTGGTGCTCGATTCAGCAACCGTTTGATAAAACAACAACACTCACAACCCAACATCGGCAGGAATGAAGACTATGAGTAGCCCCAATATCTTATTGACCCGTATCGATAATCGTCTGGTGCATGGCCAGGTGGGTGTGACATGGACGTCGACCATTGGTGCCAATCTGCTGATCGTCGTTGACGACGAGGTCGCCAAAGACGAGATCCAGCAAAAGCTGATGGGGATCACCGCGGACACTTACGGATTTGGTATCCGCTTTTTCTCCATCGAAAAGACCATCGCCATTATCGAGAAGGCCGCGCCGCACCAGAAAATTTTCCTGATTTGTCGCACGCCGGACATCGTCAGGAAACTGATTGAGGGCGGCGTGCCGCTGAAGGACGTCAACGTCGGGAATATGCACTTCTCGGAAGGCAAAAAACAGATCAGCAGCAAGGTATACGTGGACGAGAGCGATCTCGACGATCTGCGTTTCATCAAGCGCAGCGGCGTGAATCTCTTTATCCAGGATGTTCCGGGGGACGCAAAAGAAGGTATCCCCGATTAGTGGCAGTGTCTCGACATTCAAATAGCTGAAGTCATCATTACGAGGCAAAAAAATGCACGAAATAACATTGATTCAGGGAATATCCCTGGCGGCTTTAGTTTTCTTTCTAGGGATAGATTTCTGGCTGGAAGCGCTGTTTCTGTTTCGTCCTATTATCGTCTGTACCCTCACCGGGGCGATTCTGGGCGATATCCATATTGGCCTCATCACCGGCGGTTTAACGGAGCTGGCTTTCGCCGGTTTAACGCCTGCCGGGGGCGTGCAGCCGCCGAACCCGATCATGGCCGGGGTGATGACCACCGTCATTGCCTTTTCGACCGGCGTCGACGCCAAAACCGCCATCGGCCTCGGGCTGCCATTTAGCCTGCTGATGCAGTACGTAATTCTGTTCTTCTATTCGGCATTCTCTCTGTTTATGTCGAAGGCCGATAAGTATGCGAAAGAGACCAACACCGCCGCTTTCGCGCGCCTTAACTGGACGACGACGCTGATCGTCGCCTGCACCTACGCGATTATCACTTTCCTTTGCACCTACCTCGCACAGGGAGCGATGCAGGCACTGGTCAAAGCGATGCCCGCCTGGCTGACCCACGGCTTCGAAGTGGCGGGCGGTATTCTGCCTGCGGTAGGTTTTGGCCTGCTGCTGCGTGTGATGTTCAAGGCGCAGTACATCCCTTACCTCATCGCTGGGTTCTTGTTTGTCTGTTACATCCAGGTGAGCAACCTGCTGCCGGTGGCCGTGTTAGGCGCCGGATTTGCGGTGTATGAGTTCTTTAACGCCAAAGCCAAAAACGCCGCCCAGCCAGCCGCAGCGGCTGCGAAAAAAGATGAAGAGGATTACAGCAATGGGATCTGAAATCAGTAAAAAAGACATTACGCGCCTGGGGTTCCGATCCTCTCTGTTGCAGGCGAGCTTTAACTACGAACGCATGCAGGCGGGCGGTTTTACCTGGGCGATGTTGCCGATCCTGAAAAAGATCTACAAAGGCGACAAAGAAGGGTTAAGCGCGGCGATGAAGGATCATCTGGAATTTATCAACACCCACCCAAACCTGGTCGGGTTCCTGATGGGGTTGCTGATCTCCATGGAGGAGAAAGGCGAAAACCGCAGCACCATCAAGGGGCTGAAGGTGGCGCTGTTTGGCCCAATAGCAGGGATTGGCGACGCGATTTTCTGGTTTACGCTGCTGCCGATCATGGCCGGTATTTGCTCCTCCTTTGCCAGCCAGGGCAACCTGCTGGGGCCGATTTTGTTCTTCGGCGTTTATCTGGCGATCTTCTTCCTGCGCGTGGGCTGGACGCATGTAGGGTACACGGTGGGGATCAAGGCGATCGATAAGGTGCGAGAGAACTCGCAGATGATCGCCCGCTCGGCAACGATTCTTGGGATCACGGTGATCGGCGGGCTGATTGCCTCATACGTGCATATCAACGTCGTCACCAGCTTCGCCATCGACGCCACTCACAGCGTGGCGCTGCAAAAGGACTTCTTCGATAAGGTGTTCCCGAACATTTTGCCGATGGGCTATACCTTGCTGATGTACTACCTGCTGCGGGTGAAGAAAGCCCATCCGGTGCTGCTGATTGCCGTCACTTTTGTGCTGGCGATTGTCGGGTCGGCATTGGGGATTTTGTAACGAAGGGCGTGCCGGGCGGCGCTGCGCTTGCCCGGCCTACAACGACTGCTTCACGCGCCAAAAGCCGCCTTTTTTCGGGCCGATACGCTGCAGCAGGGATTTGTCCTGTAGCTGTTTGAGGTAGCGTTCAATTGTGCGCGATGTGGTTCCGGTTTGTTCCGCCAACGCTGCTGCCGACAACTTCGGGTTATCCTGCAGAATCTGAAGAATGTCGCGTTCTGCTGCGGTCAGATAGGCCGCACTTTCTTCCGACATTTTATCCGACATTTCTTCCGACATGGAAAGGGATTGGGATATGCCTTCCCGAAGTGCATCGGCCATATTTTTTAGCATAAACTCGATGAACGCTGTGCAGTCGCTGACTTTATCGCACTGACCCAGTATCTTGTAATAATGAGCCTGTTGATAGTGGATCAGGGTCTCAACCGGCAGCCACGCCAGCTCATTTCGCCAGTGACTCAAAATCAGCGTTTGCCATAAACGGCCCATGCGGCCATTTCCGTCGGCAAACGGATGAATAAATTCAAATTCGTAATGAAAGACCGAGCTGGCAATCAGGGGATGAAGGTCCGTCTTTTTGAGCCAGTCCAGCAGGTCATCAACAAGGCGCGGCATCTGCGATGCGGGTGGTGCCATATGCACCAGCGTATTGCCGCGGTAAATGCCGACATCGCCAGTCCGTAGTTTCCCCGGATTATCGACGAGCCCAGTCATGAGTAAACGGTGTGCGCTCAGAAGATCGCTGAGATTCGAGGCTTTCCAGTCAGGCATTTTCTCATATGCGAGAATGGCATTTCGCACCTCCTGAATATCCTTTTCAGGCGCCAGCACTCTCTTGCCTTCCATGATCGCCGTTACCTGGCCTGTCGTCAGCGAGTTATGCTCTATCGCCAGGGACGCCTGAATGGTACGAATTCGGTTTTCTTTGCGAAGCAGCGGTGAAGCGCGCCCTGACTGAGCCGCCCAATGCCCCAGCAGTTCGCCAATCTCCACAACCTGATTGAGGATGGATGGCGTGATGGTGAAAGGTGGCTGGTAGCGGCTCACGGATTATTCCCCCTGCTGCTCCAGCGCATGCTTGTACAGCGCATTCTTTTTCACGCCGTGGATTTCGGCGGCAAGCGCGGCGGCTTTTTTCAGCGGCAGTTCAGCTTGCAGGAGTGCCAGGGTGCGCAGCGCTTCGGCGGGCAGTGCGTCTTCCTGCGCTTTATGGCCTTCAACAATCAGGACCATCTCACCCTTACGGCGGTTTTCGTCCTCTTTCACCCACGCCAGCAGTTCACCGACCGGCGCGCCGTGGATGTTTTCCCAGGTTTTGGTCAGCTCGCGGGCCAGCACCACGTAACGGGATTCGCCCCAGACGGCGACCATGTCTTCTAAACTGTCCAGCAGACGGTGGGTTGATTCGTAGAAAATCAGGGTGCGCGGCTCGGCTTCGAGATCTTTCAGTACGTCACGACGGCCTTTGGATTTAGCCGGTAAGAAACCTTCGTAGCAGAAACGGTCGGATGGCAAACCCGCGGCGCTCAGGGCGGCAATCGCGGCGCACGGACCCGGCAGCGGCACCACGCGGATACCGGCTTCGCGGCAGGTACGCACCAGGTGATAGCCGGGGTCGTTAATCAGCGGTGTCCCGGCATCGGACACCAGCGCGATGTTCGTCCCTTCTTTCAGTTTCGCCACCAGCGATTCAGCTTTTTGTTGCTCATTGTGATCGTGCAAGGCGAACATTTTGGCGCTAATGGCGAAATGTTGCAGCAGCAGGCCGGTGTGGCGAGTGTCTTCGGCGGCAATTAAATCAACAGCTTGTAAAACGGTGAGCGCACGTTGGGTAATATCAGACAAATTCCCGATAGGAGTAGGTACAATATAAAGCTGGCCTTGAGAATTATCTGCCGTTTCGTGTTGTTTCATTGTTTAGTCCGTATTGCCGATTTAATATTGAGCATTGCCTAAAAAATATCACTGGATACAGTATGGTACCCTTAACGTTTCTTCGAACAAAAGCTTCGCGCAGCCTGCCCATTGTGCTGGCAGCCTTGATTTTCGCAGGCTGTGGCACTCAGGCGCCCGATCAGACTGCTGCCCATATGGAGGGTACTGCGCAGGCTGATTCCGGCTATTATCTGCAACAGATGTCGCAAAGCTCAGATGATACCAAGACCAACTGGCAATTACTTGCCATTCGTTCACTGCTGAAAGAGGGCAAAACCCAGCAGGCGGTCGATCTGTACAACCAGCTGCCGCAGGAATTGAACGATACCCAGCGTCGCGAACAGACTCTGCTGTCGGCGGAAGTGAAAACCGCACAGAAAGATTTCGCGTCCGCGAAAAAAATCCTCGCCGACATCGACGTGAAAGCGCTGGATAACAACCAGCAGGCGCGCTACTGGCAGGCAACCATTGCCGCCGAACAGGGCCGCCCTTCCCTGCCCCTGCTTCGCGCTCTGATTGCGCAGGAGCCGCTGCTGAGCGGCGATGCTAAGCAGAAGAATATCGACGCCACCTGGCAAGCGCTGTCGGCCATGACGCCAGAGCAGGCGCAAACGCTGGTGATCAACGCCGACGAAAACGTGCTGCAGGGCTGGCTGGATCTGCAGCAGATGTGGTTCACCAACCGCAGCGATCCGAAGATGCTGAAAGCCGGGATCACCGACTGGCAGACCCGCTATCCGCAAAACCCAGGCGCGAAAATGCTGCCCACGCAGCTGGTGAACGTGCAGAACTTCAAACCCGCATCGGTGAATAAAATCGCCCTGTTACTTCCCCTGAACGGTCAGGCGGCGGTGTTTGGTCGCACCATTCAGCAGGGCTTTGAAGCGGCGAAAAATGGCACCACCGCGGTGGCGGGCAGTGCGGTTCCGGCACAGGCGGCGCAGGCCGCGAACGTCAATGACGTCATCAGCCCATCGGCGGCGGAAACTACGGATTTAACCACCACGCAGGCACCTGCTCAGGGCACCATGCAAAACCCGGTTACTGCGCCAACGACGCCTCCGGCAACGGCTCCGGCGCAACAAACCCCAGCTCCGGCGGCACAGCCAGCGCCAGCTGAAACGCCAGCCGCGCCGACAACGGATGCTGCCGCCACTCAGCCGCAAACCGCAGCCCCAGAACAACAGCCCGCCGCACAGCCGCAGGCCGTTGTTGCCGCCACCGCAAACCCAGGCGCTGAGCTGAAGATTTACGACACCAGCTCGCAGCCGCTCGATCAGGTTCTGGCGCAGGTTCAGCAGGACGGGGCCAGCATCGTCGTCGGCCCGCTGCTGAAAAACAACGTTGAAGAGCTGATGAAGAGCAACACTACCCTGAACGTGCTGGCGCTTAACCAGCCTGAACAGGTACAGAATCGCGCGAACATCTGCTACTTCGCCCTTTCTCCGGAAGATGAGGCCCGCGACGCGGCGCGTCATATCCACGAGCAGGGAAAACAGGCTCCACTGCTGCTGACGCCGCGTAGCGCACTCGGCGATCGCGTGGCGAATGCCTTTGCTCAGGAGTGGCAACAGCTGGGCGGCGGCGTTGTACTGCAGCAGAAATTTGGCTCAACTTCAGAACTGCGTGCGGGCGTTAACAGCGGCTCGGGTATCTCGCTCACCGGCAGCCCGGTGACCGCCAGCCTGCCTCAGCAGCAGGGTGTCACCATCGGCGGCCTGACCATTCCGGCTCCACCGACTGACGCGCAAATCAGCGGCGGCGGTAAAGTGGACGCGGCCTATATCGTCGCTACGCCAGAAGAGATCGCCTTTATCAAGCCGATGATCGCCATGCGTAACGGCAGCCAGAGCGGTGCAACCTTGTACGCCAGCTCGCGCAGCGCGCAAGGCACCGCGGGCCCGGATTTCCGTCTGGAGATGGATGGCCTGCAATACAGCGAAATCCCGATGCTGGCTGGCAGCAACCCGGCGCTGATGCAGCAGGCGCTGAGCAGCGTGCGTAACGACTACTCCCTCGCCCGTCTTTACGCCATGGGCGTGGATGCGTGGGCGCTGGCGAATCACTTTACCCAGATGCGCCAGGTGCCGGGCTTTGAGCTTAACGGCAACACCGGCGATCTGACCGCCACTCAGGATTGCGTGATTAACAGGAAGTTATCATGGCTCAAATACCAGCAGGGGCAGATCGTCCCGGCCAGTTAAGCCGCAAACAGACCGGCGACGCGTGGGAACTCAAAGCGCGTCGCTGGCTGGAAGGCAAAGGATTGCGTTTTATCGCCGCCAACGTTCGTGAACGGGGCGGCGAAATTGATCTGATCATGAAAGAGGGTCAGGTCACCGTGTTTATTGAGGTCCGTTTCCGACAGTCGTCCCGCTTTGGGGGCGCTGCCGCCAGCGTGACGCTCGCCAAACAACGAAAATTATTACAGACTGCGCTCTTGTGGCTCGCCCGCCATAATGGGAGTTTTGATACTGTGGATTGCCGGTTCGATGTGGTAGCCTTCACCGGAAACGACGTAGAATGGCTGAAAAACGCCTTTGGCGAAGACGTCTAAAACAAAGTTTTAAAGGGATAACGTGCTCGAAAGAATTAAGGTTTGTTTCACAGAAAGCATTCAAACTCAGATTGCAGCGGCGGAAGCCCTCCCGGATGCTATTTCTCGTGCCGCGATGACGCTGGTACAGTCCCTGCTGAATGGCAACAAAATCCTCTGTTGTGGCAATGGCACATCGGCCGCCAACGCACAGCATTTTGCTGCCAGCATGATCAATCGTTTTGAAACAGAACGCCCAAGTTTACCCGCCATTGCACTTAATACCGATAATGTGGTCTTAACGGCGATCGCCAACGATCGTCTGCATGACGAAATATACGCAAAACAGGTGCGCGCCCTTGGGCATGCCGGGGATGTTCTGCTGGCGATTTCCACGCGCGGTAACAGCCGCGATATCGTCAAAGCCGTGGAAGCGGCCGTGACGCGCGATATGACTATCGTCGCGCTGACGGGCTACGACGGCGGCGAACTGGCGGGTCTGTTAGGGCCGCAGGATGTGGAAATCCGCATTCCTTCTCATCGCAGCGCGCGCATTCAGGAAATGCACATGCTGACGGTGAACTGCTTATGCGATCTGATCGATAACACGCTTTTCCCTCACCAGGATGATTAAGGAGTACTAATGAAGGCATTAACGCCCCTCGCAGTCCTTATTTCTGCGCTGCTGCTTCAGG
It includes:
- a CDS encoding YraN family protein: MAQIPAGADRPGQLSRKQTGDAWELKARRWLEGKGLRFIAANVRERGGEIDLIMKEGQVTVFIEVRFRQSSRFGGAAASVTLAKQRKLLQTALLWLARHNGSFDTVDCRFDVVAFTGNDVEWLKNAFGEDV
- the diaA gene encoding DnaA initiator-associating protein DiaA — its product is MLERIKVCFTESIQTQIAAAEALPDAISRAAMTLVQSLLNGNKILCCGNGTSAANAQHFAASMINRFETERPSLPAIALNTDNVVLTAIANDRLHDEIYAKQVRALGHAGDVLLAISTRGNSRDIVKAVEAAVTRDMTIVALTGYDGGELAGLLGPQDVEIRIPSHRSARIQEMHMLTVNCLCDLIDNTLFPHQDD
- a CDS encoding penicillin-binding protein activator → MVPLTFLRTKASRSLPIVLAALIFAGCGTQAPDQTAAHMEGTAQADSGYYLQQMSQSSDDTKTNWQLLAIRSLLKEGKTQQAVDLYNQLPQELNDTQRREQTLLSAEVKTAQKDFASAKKILADIDVKALDNNQQARYWQATIAAEQGRPSLPLLRALIAQEPLLSGDAKQKNIDATWQALSAMTPEQAQTLVINADENVLQGWLDLQQMWFTNRSDPKMLKAGITDWQTRYPQNPGAKMLPTQLVNVQNFKPASVNKIALLLPLNGQAAVFGRTIQQGFEAAKNGTTAVAGSAVPAQAAQAANVNDVISPSAAETTDLTTTQAPAQGTMQNPVTAPTTPPATAPAQQTPAPAAQPAPAETPAAPTTDAAATQPQTAAPEQQPAAQPQAVVAATANPGAELKIYDTSSQPLDQVLAQVQQDGASIVVGPLLKNNVEELMKSNTTLNVLALNQPEQVQNRANICYFALSPEDEARDAARHIHEQGKQAPLLLTPRSALGDRVANAFAQEWQQLGGGVVLQQKFGSTSELRAGVNSGSGISLTGSPVTASLPQQQGVTIGGLTIPAPPTDAQISGGGKVDAAYIVATPEEIAFIKPMIAMRNGSQSGATLYASSRSAQGTAGPDFRLEMDGLQYSEIPMLAGSNPALMQQALSSVRNDYSLARLYAMGVDAWALANHFTQMRQVPGFELNGNTGDLTATQDCVINRKLSWLKYQQGQIVPAS
- the rsmI gene encoding 16S rRNA (cytidine(1402)-2'-O)-methyltransferase; protein product: MKQHETADNSQGQLYIVPTPIGNLSDITQRALTVLQAVDLIAAEDTRHTGLLLQHFAISAKMFALHDHNEQQKAESLVAKLKEGTNIALVSDAGTPLINDPGYHLVRTCREAGIRVVPLPGPCAAIAALSAAGLPSDRFCYEGFLPAKSKGRRDVLKDLEAEPRTLIFYESTHRLLDSLEDMVAVWGESRYVVLARELTKTWENIHGAPVGELLAWVKEDENRRKGEMVLIVEGHKAQEDALPAEALRTLALLQAELPLKKAAALAAEIHGVKKNALYKHALEQQGE